ctggggcacATGTGGAGCTACTCACTGCGCCCCTGGGAGTTAGAGCAGTGACTAATTATGGAAATCTGCATACACACTCCTATGTGCACATCAGCATGTACGAGCTGGCAAGCAAAGCAAATGTGTTGTAGCTACTGTAACCACACACCTGACCGAGGACAGGATCAGGACCACTCCCCCAGACGTCTGCATTGCTGCTATTCAGGCACATGTGCTCAAACATTGAGCTCGCTAAAGCTTTTCCaagttttctctgaaatgctATTGAActatttttattgctattttcaaATCTGGCTAGAAAGGTTCACCTGTTTCCCAGAGCAAAGTCAGGGAAAACATACTTTTGGCAACTAAAAGCCAGAACAGATCTTGTCCTGAAGGCACTTCAGAGCTCTGGATCCTGGAATTTGGCAAGGGACAGTTTTTGTGGCAGAGATGGGTGGGCTGTCTTCTGCTGACCTCTGAAAAGCTTTCCAGAGCTCGGCACAGTGATAAACATCTTGAAATCTGCATGCcctcttcctgcagctggaAAGCCTCCAGCACAATGCTGCTGAACCATCCAGAGCCACCagtcctgcctgcagctccccatcCATCACAGCTGCTCCCAGGACTGCTCAGctgcctctccccatcccaccaaACAGTGAGGCAGTGACTGTCTCAGGTTAGAGTGTCAGAAAGATTCTTGCAGGGACCCCAAGCCCACAAATCCTGAGTAAATGGTGCTACGTATACACAAACTAGCTGGACAGAGGGTCTGCTGCAAGCGTGGCACACTCTAACCTTGCTGCAGACTCACACAGCACCAAGTGCAGAGCAGGTTTCATCTGCTTGGATTACACGTTTGTAAAACCTTAACTATGCAAGAAGAATTGGAAACAAGAGAAGCCCATGGCCTACAGCTAGCTAGCAGAGAAAACGGtggcaaataaaaacaataaacagaCATTCAAAGTTTTGCGTAATTTGGTGTGTCAGTGAAACACAGCTTTTAATTTGTGACTCCATTTTTAATGGGATCCCCATCACACCCTGTGGGCAAAGATGGGCTCCAGGCTGTGCCACAGCCgttctctcccctctcctctgtgTGTGCACACTTCGAGAAGCTTCTTGTGCTCTAGCAATGAGTGCCTGTCAGTGACAAAGATCCTCCTGGGAGAGGTGCTTCTCCTGGTGCTGGCACGAGGATGAGGAGCAGGGCTCTTCCCATGGACCAGCTGTGGTTATGACTCAGGTGTGTTTTGAAGATGAGCTTTGACACGTTCTGGCCATCACATGGATGTGAGGCCTCCTCACCGGGTTCTCCTGCACACGCAGCAATGGGGAGTGCACCATTCCAAACCAGCTTTGTCATGGGGCCACAGAAAGGACCGGCATCACCATGGCATGGGTTTATATTGTTCCATACTCAGGTTGACTTGCATCTTTCATCCCAGAAGAGCCACAGAGAGGCATCACCACCCCTATCAGCAACTGTCGGGGAGGGAGGCACAGTTATACTGGCCTGCCCGCAATCTAGTCAGGGCACAGCGTGAGCTGCAGCATGGCTGCAGCAACAGGGCCTCTCAGAAACGATGCCCAGCACCTGGCAGAGCTCCTGGACCTGGCCATGCCAGCTCCCCAGTGGGAGACCCCCAGGCCACAACCGAGCTGTGCCAGGGGCCAAACCGCGCCTGGCCCGGTGGCGGAGCTGGCAGCGGCCAAGGTGCAGGGCTCAAGCCAGGGAGCAGGGCCTCCGTGCGTGTGCCGGGGCCTCCCTGTGCCCGTGAgtcctgccccccaccccacccgtGCCCGTTCCACCGTTGCCACAACACAGCCATGGCGGAGCAGGTGCTGGCGGTGCTGCCCCTGCCGCAGCTGCGGGCACGCCTGCAGGAGGAGCGGTACCGGCAGCCGCGGGGGGGGACAGCAGCgtggggtgggggtcccgggCTGGGTGCAGCAGCCCGAGGATGTAGGGGTGGTGGGGCCTGGGCTGTAACCGGGGTTGGGCAGGGACTGAGGCTCGGGagagggacagggatggggccACCCCCAGCCACCCACTGTCCCTTCCTAAAGGGCTCCTGTCCCATGCTCCATTGGTCTCTGGGGTCTGGGTTTTTGAGCAGGGGCAGGTCTGGGGGGCTTTTCTGCATCCTGGTTCAGGGAGGGGAGACCTTCAGCCCTCATTTGGGGGTGTTGTTTTACCCTGAGTTAGCTTCTTTCGGCTCTGCCTTTGCCCACTGGCCACACGCAGTGACACTGTACTTGGCCCGGTGCACGTCCCTGAGAGCTGGGTCTCATCCCGACCCCATCATTTTGCAGTCATGCCATCGCTTTGCTGAGAGCTGAGGTGGAGATGTTTGAGAATCAGTACCGTAAGATGGAGCCGAGCAGCCcagttctccagcagcagccggTGGCCCACGACTCCCCGCCAGAGCCGGTGCACGTACTGGTACGGAGCGGGGTAGCCACCGTGTGGGCTGCACAAGTGACTTAACCCCAACACCTGCCTGAAAACGAGTGCTAGCTGGGCCTTTAGGTGTAAGCTTTGGGCTTCCTTGCTGTTCTGCACTCAGCGTAGAGGCCAGGCTGCCTTCCGatttctcctctcccagctggtgCTGTCTCTGGTGTATGACAGCACTGTGATCGCCTGAACAGCAGGTGCCAGGTAGATCTGGAAGCACTTCACACACTAAAGAGTTAACCCCCCCACAGAGTAATCTGAAGGAGAAACTAAGCATACAGTGGGGCTGATGCCAGGAAAGCAGGGGACTTTCCCCGGGCCCTGTCAGGTGCTCTCTAACAggtttctcctcctcttcccctcctgcagGAGCCCCTGTAGGCTTAGACCTGCGTGCACCCACACCCAGGTTCCTCTTCCGAGCGCATGTTGCTCTGTTCCTTCTCACTGTAGCCATGATCAGGCTTTTGGGGCAGATTTTCGCCTCCTGGCCTGAACATCTCCTTCCACCAGTGATACAGTGAGCAGAAGCTCTGCTGTGGAGCTCCTTTCAGCTAGCCTCTTGCAAGGGGCTTCGGCAATGCCTGAGCCTGAAGGAGCCACTTTGGGGGGTTTCTTTTTGAAACTTTGCCTTTGGCCAGAAGGGCCCTTGCCctgtgcagagcagtgctggcatCCCAGTATCTCTGCAGAACCGGTGATCACACCCAAGCAGTGTCGCTTCTCCAAAGACTGAGCTTTAGCCCACCCATGTTGCGAGACCCTCCACTCCTCGGGAAGAGGCAGAAGACCCTATCTGTCCTACACAACAAGGTCTAGATAATGTCCATGTCCATTAACATCTCCACTATTGAGAGGTGTTGTAATGAAGGTGTTGATGAAGGCATCACATTGCCTTTAACCTCCAGCCCTGCACTTGCCCGTTGAAGTGAATTGAAAGTGCTTAGGTAGGAAGGTTTTGTGGGTGGATGAGAGGACAAATGAGGCCAGCTAGGTGTGGCCCCAAGTTACCCCTGTTCTGGATACACCTCTGTGTCCTTACTGTAAGCTGGAATCCCTCTAACCTGACTGTTgagattattttctctttgaatacatgaaaatgcagcagcagttgGCCTGTGTTGGCTACCTGATGGCATCTGTGCTATTCCTTGATTGTTGCAGACACATGGCAGGTCCAAATCCAAGATGCGTCGTTCAACAGGCTATTTCGTAGGCCTGACAGTGGAGCAGAAATGTGAGCTGGCTGAGCGGGAGCTGGTGGACATGAAGGGTGAAATTCAGAGGATGGAGGAGGACACAGAGAAGACCTTGCAGGACCTCGAGGTATAGCTCTCCAGAAACCTTAGAACCACCGATGTGTCCTGCAGTCTTGTAACCTTTCCCACCTCTTTCAACATGCCATCCCCAGGCCAGTGGGACAGACTTGCTTGGTGTGGGCTGTTCATAGCAGAGCATTGTTGTTCGTGGTCCTGAGCTGAGAGTGGGAGCCAGAACTGCCCCCTAACTTCACAGTTTCTTGAAGGCAAGTGCACCAACAGAGACCAGATGCGCCTGTCTCTGAAGCTGCATATTATGGCAAGAACTAACAGTTACACAAGATAGCAGAAGATTTTTAGATAGAGAAGCTCAGGTCTGCTATGTGAGATGAAGAAATAgatgcttgaaagaaaaagctccTTTTTGTCAGCTTTTTGAATGTGTGTCCCTTGTGCCAGACACATTTTTCAATATAGAAATTCCCAAGCTTTTTCTTGAAAGCAAAAGCTCCTTTCTGTCAGTTTCTTGGATGTATGTCCTTCATGCCAAACATTTTTCAATATAGAAACTCTCAAGAGCTTCCTGCTTTGACTGGGCTCAGTGCAGACCTCTCCAGTGTCTGCCTTTCCAGTCTCTCTAGGATTTCTTCTGCATATGCTCCAAATCTACCAGGCTGCAttcctgctgcaggctcctTGCTGCTGCATCACGATCAGCCCTATGCCGTCTGCCAAGACCTCCTCCTAGGCAGGGTGCTCAGGAGCTCTCAGGGAAGGAGAAACCTTTCCCTTCAGTTCATGCCGCTgatgcagcagctgggacagaggcagcaggcagcccaTGTCCCTCTGGTGTGGCCACAGGTCATACATTGTAAACAAAAGACAGTCCCAGGATTGGCTTAGTAAGGCTGATGATGGTTCTAAGTCAGGATGGAATGACAGACGCTGAAAGTCAGGCATGGGAGAGATTTATTCTGATGTTCGTTTTTGAATAAGTGAAGTAGCAGTGCTCTGTAAGACTGTGTCATGTGCCCTGTGCTGCACAGGGTGAACCTCAGTGCACCCACAGGAGAAATGCTCCTAACTCCATCAGAGTACGTCTGGTCATTTCCAGTGTCCCCTATTCCCTAAGCTGTTTGAATTAGGGAAGTTAGCACCTCTTGACTCTTACGTGACTTCATTTCTACAGGCAGTCATACAAGAAACAGATATTTGGTGGACTGATGTTAAGAAAGCAATCAGTGACTTTGAGAAAGACATCGTCAGTACCATCTCCAACAAGAAAGGGAGCATTGTAGCTTCCGAGAAGCTGCTGAGGTACCTAGAGGAGAAGAACCACCAAagggtcagtgcagcagggcAAAAGTTGAGCCTGGTCTGTCATCTGAAATGTATGGTAAAAAATTTGGGTTAAAACCTATTTCCCATACTCCCATATGGTCTGCCTCACATTTTCAGACTATCTTAGCAACT
The Anser cygnoides isolate HZ-2024a breed goose chromosome 12, Taihu_goose_T2T_genome, whole genome shotgun sequence genome window above contains:
- the CFAP263 gene encoding cilia- and flagella-associated protein 263, with the translated sequence MDVRPPHRVLLHTQQWGVHHSKPALSWGHRKDRHHHGMGLYCSILRLTCIFHPRRATERHHHPYQQLSGREAQLYWPARNLVRAQRELQHGCSNRASQKRCPAPGRAPGPGHASSPVGDPQATTELCQGPNRAWPGGGAGSGQGAGLKPGSRASVRVPGPPCARESCPPPHPCPFHRCHNTAMAEQVLAVLPLPQLRARLQEERHAIALLRAEVEMFENQYRKMEPSSPVLQQQPVAHDSPPEPVHVLTHGRSKSKMRRSTGYFVGLTVEQKCELAERELVDMKGEIQRMEEDTEKTLQDLEAVIQETDIWWTDVKKAISDFEKDIVSTISNKKGSIVASEKLLRYLEEKNHQRDLMKEKLRLENSFLKGYKKKLQQQLRQKEQMGEMLREVRSQQLQVTKEQYEEKIDEKNKELQQLKLTLGKTVRILNFRKKKLQNTMETSTSLMKDISQKTELLEKIERETTLVEKQRAKAESLDRWLQKQLSDYSAPPVMSYVQTAMAVTDLEKSIKAWQRRAAIAEMTLQSYRRAWNQVKMSGNQQLAEGAAPFF